In Dermacentor variabilis isolate Ectoservices chromosome 7, ASM5094787v1, whole genome shotgun sequence, a genomic segment contains:
- the LOC142587453 gene encoding flavin reductase (NADPH): MAPTIKKVAIFGSTGFTGQAVLDYALKKGYEVTVLVRDASRLPKETTAQHVVVGDVLKKEDVDKAVKGQDGVVVVLGTRNDTSPTTALSDGLKNILQSMSDHGVKRISVCVSSFLFWERAKVPPKFIPLTEDHERMYEALKACDREWVAIFPPHIADEPARGGYKMVNDAPVGRAISKFDLAEILVKALTMDEHVGHSVGIGYPAA, from the exons ATGGCTCCTACGATTAAAAAAGTTGCTATATTCGGATCAACTGGTTTCACAGGACAAGCCGTGCTTGACTACGCCTTGAAGAAAG GGTACGAGGTGACTGTACTCGTGAGAGATGCCTCTCGGCTGCCCAAGGAAACCACAGCTCAACACGTGGTTGTGGGCGACGTGTTGAAGAAGGAGGACGTCGACAAGGCTGTCAAGGGCCAGGATGGCGTCGTGGTTGTCCTCGGCACAAGGAACGACACAA GCCCCACTACCGCTCTGTCTGATGGACTGAAGAACATCCTGCAGTCAATGTCTGACCACGGGGTAAAGCGCATCTCGGTCTGTGTATCGT CCTTCCTGTTTTGGGAACGTGCCAAGGTACCACCAAAGTTCATACCATTGACAGAGGACCATGAGCGCATGTACGAAGCGCTCAAGGCGTGTGACCGCGAATGGGTCGCCATCTTTCCGCCCCACATTGCAG ATGAACCGGCACGGGGTGGCTACAAGATGGTGAATGACGCTCCGGTTGGCCGGGCCATCTCGAAGTTCGATCTGGCCGAAATCCTTGTCAAGGCCCTCACTATGGACGAGCACGTTGGGCACAGCGTCGGCATCGGCTATCCAGCAGCCTGA
- the LOC142587452 gene encoding methylglutaconyl-CoA hydratase, mitochondrial codes for MVSTLLVRTLLLQRPAARVGIGCSGGARRYLSQQQPAEASSFPTSSDEIVVEKLTGEQSGIAVVGFNRPRAKNAIGKVFLKQLEATLDCLKYDDSLRVLIVRSLVPGVFCAGADLKERAAMPLREVAPFVARLRGATVALEEMPVPTIAALDGAALGGGLEIALACDLRVASNSAKMGLVETTLAIIPGAGGTQRLPRVVGRAKAKELIFTGRVLDGEQAEDIGLVNYVAEQNKEGNAAFQRALQLAEEIRPQGPIALRMAKLAINKGMDVPISNGLDYEKAYYVQVTQSKDRVEGLNAFKEKRKPNYVGE; via the coding sequence ATGGTGTCGACTCTCCTCGTCCgcacgctgctgctgcagcgaccGGCAGCCCGCGTCGGCATCGGCTGCAGCGGCGGCGCGCGCCGGTACCTCTCGCAGCAACAACCCGCCGAGGCCTCCAGCTTCCCCACTTCGTCGGACGAGATCGTCGTCGAGAAGCTGACCGGCGAGCAGTCGGGAATCGCCGTCGTCGGGTTCAACCGACCGCGGGCCAAGAACGCCATCGGCAAGGTGTTCCTCAAGCAGCTCGAGGCGACGCTCGACTGCCTCAAGTACGACGACTCCCTCCGGGTCCTCATCGTACGAAGTCTCGTGCCGGGCGTCTTCTGCGCCGGCGCCGACCTCAAGGAGCGCGCGGCCATGCCTCTCCGCGAGGTCGCACCCTTCGTCGCCCGACTCCGTGGCGCGACGGTCGCCCTCGAAGAAATGCCCGTGCCGACCATCGCGGCCCTGGACGGTGCCGCTCTCGGAGGCGGACTCGAGATAGCCCTGGCCTGCGACCTGCGCGTAGCCTCCAACTCTGCCAAGATGGGGTTGGTCGAGACCACCCTGGCCATCATACCCGGCGCCGGGGGCACCCAGCGGCTACCCCGTGTGGTCGGGAGAGCCAAGGCGAAGGAGCTCATCTTCACCGGTAGGGTCCTGGACGGCGAACAGGCCGAGGACATCGGACTGGTCAACTACGTGGCCGAACAGAACAAGGAAGGGAACGCCGCGTTTCAGCGGGCTCTGCAGTTGGCCGAGGAGATTAGGCCACAGGGACCCATCGCCCTCAGGATGGCGAAACTGGCCATTAACAAAGGCATGGACGTGCCTATTAGCAACGGACTCGACTATGAAAAGGCGTACTATGTACAAGTGACGCAGTCTAAGGACCGGGTTGAGGGGCTGAACGCTTTCAAAGAGAAGAGGAAGCCCAACTACGTTGGGGAGTGA